Below is a window of Impatiens glandulifera chromosome 2, dImpGla2.1, whole genome shotgun sequence DNA.
ttatatttaatttttatctttaatatttgtaaaatttttaatatataattttaaaatttaaatgttataataagttatattcatattataaaattaataatttttcatatttttaaatctattttaataaataattgcatgtgattttatttcataaataaaccTGATAAaaccaatttatttaaattaaaatagataatttagAAAGACTATAATTGATGAGTTCTTTAAAAAAGGTCATAAAAACATAAcaagatttaaaattattttaaaatatgatgattataataatttttatttattattatattataattattaaaatattttaaatgaattatattttaaataaatattgagtataacatattattatatattatattatataaaaataataagatataatattaataaaaaatattaaaataataaaataaaataaagtaattctAATAAATTGAGATATAGAGAGATACAGAGAAAAGATTGCTCACGTGGCACACCTGTTACGAAGCAGCAGCCAATTAGCGAGTGCCATTTGGCCAAATTTTGGATTCATTTAAGACATGTTTGTTTCAATAGGAAAGACAAAGTTAAAGGTCAAGAATCGCAAATGATAATAGTTCGAGGGCAAAACAATTATTCTGAAACCTGCGGCGGCCAGAGTCCATAAACCCCATTCTTTCCGGCAGCCATTTTGAGTTTCGTTCACATCCCCTGAAGTAGTGCAATAAAAACTGCACcttttttaaattcatcagcATGTTTTTCTCCAAAACCTCACTCTTTCACTATTTCAAAGCCCTCGAAAATCCCCTGAATTCATCTTACTTAACATCTCATCCTCCCTCATTGATCATTCAGCGCCTCCCTGAATTGATTCTCCACAGACCCATTTATTCCTCGTCTCAATCGGAGACGGAATCAGAAACTAAAACTGCAAAGAAGCCCCTTCACGTTCTCTTCAAGGAAGCAGTGGGACTTTCAGAAAGGCTCGACCCAAGTGACTGCGAAGAGGGCGGCAACGATTTGAGCAAGAGCTTGAGAAAATTGGAGTATGAGGTGAGAATGTTGAAGAAAGCAAAGAGTGAGAGTAATAAACCCGAAATTGATTACGGCGGGGCTTCAACTGATGACTCCAAAGTTAAGACTTTGAGCGGTTTGTTCGCTGGCGAGAGGAAGATGGTTAGAGAGAAGAAACCTGAAAGGGGTAATGTGGATTCTTCGATTATGAGCAAGAATGATGAAGGGGATTCAACGAGTGTGTCTAAAGTTAAGAGCTTGAGAGCTTTGTTTGTGCCTGAGGATAAGAGAAGAGAGTATTTAGATGCTTCCAGGTCTTTGATGATAGAGGATGAGATGATACACAAAGAACTATCACCTGACATGATCTTGTTTGTTAGATATCTGTACAAACAAGGGTATTTCAATGATGCGAATTTCATGCCAAGAAACTTCGACGCCACCTGTTTTGAGAATAGTTATGGACGTAAATTCATTAGACATGCGGCTGAGAAGTTCGGCCGGAATAACCAAGAAATAACCATGTAAGAACAGTCTGCTAGCTAGCTATTTGTAATTTTccacaaacatattttttctgTTTGAGAATTGAGCCTCTGGAATATATAATGTGCAGGTGGATTTCAGGTAGTGATTTGAAGAAGGTGGCTCTGTTTGGATGCCCTTCCTTAGGGAGGAAAACTATATTTTCTGCAAAAAGATTGCGGGCATTCTTTGGAATTGACGAAACTAGTGTAAATTCATTATCCCTTTTAATGGAAACTTATATAAGCATATTCATTGATATGTGGTTTGTGGTTTGTGGTGTCTGTCAGGTATGCAGTAAATGTGTGTTGAAGCCAGTTTGCAACTTTGCAAACCAGAAGGTATGGAGTTGGGATTCCAATCATTTGGATTTGGTTGTTGTGATGCGGGTGATCACTATTTACGGTTTGGAGGCGGTTCCTTCACAGTTGAGGGTACCTGAAGAGATGAAGGCTGGTATTAACAGATTATT
It encodes the following:
- the LOC124926195 gene encoding uncharacterized protein LOC124926195; the encoded protein is MFFSKTSLFHYFKALENPLNSSYLTSHPPSLIIQRLPELILHRPIYSSSQSETESETKTAKKPLHVLFKEAVGLSERLDPSDCEEGGNDLSKSLRKLEYEVRMLKKAKSESNKPEIDYGGASTDDSKVKTLSGLFAGERKMVREKKPERGNVDSSIMSKNDEGDSTSVSKVKSLRALFVPEDKRREYLDASRSLMIEDEMIHKELSPDMILFVRYLYKQGYFNDANFMPRNFDATCFENSYGRKFIRHAAEKFGRNNQEITMWISGSDLKKVALFGCPSLGRKTIFSAKRLRAFFGIDETSVCSKCVLKPVCNFANQKVWSWDSNHLDLVVVMRVITIYGLEAVPSQLRVPEEMKAGINRLFKEIVNLSRRQTVVA